ATGTGAAGGTCATAACGCAGCTCTATTATTTGTCACTAATTGTTTTATTAGAAGTATGTACGATAGTATTTTGTTGTATAACATATACAGATATTGAGATATCAGCAGTGCTTTAGTACATAGTGATACAGAATGAGGAtaatacaacacaccacagtcatctattattattattataatacagtaactttacagtatagtgtgtgtagttgaCTTGCCAACCGCTGTAACAATTGTTGTCACCAAGTTTTCCAGGAATCCAGGTTGGATTTTATACTTATTCCATCCTGATTCCCAgaatcttccaactgggatttctggaaaacttcAAGCATTTTATGGAAAATGTCCAGATTTTTGCCCTTTGACATAATCCAAACTGTATTCTGGTGAACTAGCGTGATCATGCGATAGCTCACCATTCTGTTTCATCTGAAAGAAGCCCTGAGATCAGGTTGGGTCTATGAGGTTATCAAAACGGTGTgtgcaccacaggaggttggtgacaccttaattggggaggatgggctcgtggtaatgactggagcagaatcagtggaatggtaccaaatacattaaacaggtggtttccatggtttccaggtgtttggtgccgttccatttgctccgttccggtcATTATTATGAGCAGCAGTCTCCTGTGATATGTACGTGTTGATGTCAAATGGCAACCCCATTATCAACCAATCAGGagttctggaaaacctgggaatttggggaaagttactaGAATTTTACAACCCTAGTTTTGTTGATGTCAAACAGTTTCCCCTTTATTATcctcagccttcagctggttatcaGAGGGAGGGGTtatcagccttcagctggttatcaGAGGGAGGGGTtatcagccttcagctggttatcaGAGGGAGAGGTtatcagccttcagctggttatcaGAGGGAGAGGTtatcagccttcagctggttatcaGAGGGAGGGGTtatcagccttcagctggttgtcAGAGGGAGGGGTtatcagccttcagctggttgtcAGAGGGAGGGGTtatcagccttcagctggttatcaGAGGGAGGGGTtatcagccttcagctggttattAGAGGGAGGGGTtatcagccttcagctggttatcaGAGGGAGGGGTtatcagccttcagctggttgtcAGAGGGAGGGGTtatcagccttcagctggttatcaGGGAGGGGGGGTtatcagccttcagctggttatcaGGGAGGGGGGTtatcagccttcagctggttatcagccttcagctggttaccagggaggaggggttatcagccttcagctggttatcaGAGGGAGGGGTtatcagccttcagctggttaccagccttcagctggttaccagagagaggggttatcagccttcagctggttgtcagggaggaggggttatcagccttcagctggttatcaGAGGGAGGGGTtatcagccttcagctggttatcaGAGGGAGAGGTtatcagccttcagctggttatcaGAGGGAGGGGTtatcagccttcagctggttgtcAGGGGAGAAGGGCTATCAGCCTTCAACTGGTTGCCAGGGGGAGGGGTtatcagccttcagctggttgttAGGAGGGGTTATCAGCCTTTAGCTGGTTGtcagggaggaggggttatcagccttcagctggttgtcAGGGAGAGGGGTTATCAGCCTTTAGCTGGTTGTCAGGGAGAGGGGTTATCAGCCTTTAGCTGGTTGTCAGGGAGAGGGGTTATCAGCCTTTAGCTGGTTGtcagggaggaggggttatcagCCTTTAGCTGGTTGTCAGGGAGAGGGGTTATCAGCCTTTAGCTGGTTGtcagggaggaggggttatcagCCTTTAGCTGGTTGtcagggaggaggggttatcagCCTTTAGCTGGTTGTTAGGAGGAGGGGTTtatcagccttcagctggttgtcAGGGAGGAGGGGTTATTAGCCTTTAGCTGGTTGTTAGGAGGAGGGGTTtatcagccttcagctggttgtcagggaggaggggttatcagCCTTTAGCTGGTTGTCAGGGAGAGGGGTTATCAGCCTTTAGCTGGTTGTCAGGGAGAGGGGTTATCAGCCTTTAGCTGGTtgttgggaggaggggttatcagCCTTTAGCTGGTTGTCAGGGAGAGGGGTTATCAGCCTTTAGCTGGTTGTCAGGGAGAGGGGTTATCAGCCTTTAGCTGGTTGtcagggaggaggggttatcagCCTTTAGCTGGTTGTCAGGGAGAGGGGTTATCAGCCTTTAGCTGGTTGtcagggaggaggggttatcagCCTTTAGCTGGTTGTTAGGAGGAGGGGTTtatcagccttcagctggttgtcAGGGAGGAGGGGTTATTAGCCTTTAGCTGGTTGTTAGGAGGAGGGGTTtatcagccttcagctggttgtcagggaggaggggttatcagCCTTTAGCTGGTTGTCAGGGAGAGGGGTTATCAGCCTTTAGCTGGTTGTCAGGGAGAGGGGTTATCAGCCTTTAGCTGGTtgttgggaggaggggttatcagCCTTTAGCTGGTTGTCAGGGAGAGGGGTTATCAGACTTTAGCTGGTTGtcagggaggaggggttatcagCCTTTAGCTGGTTGtcagggaggaggggttatcagCCTTTAGCTGGTTGTTAGGAGGAGGGGTTtatcagccttcagctggttgtcagggaggaggggttatcagCCTTTAGCTGGTTGTTAGGAGGGGTTtatcagccttcagctggttgtcAGGGAGGATGGGTTATCAGCCTTTAGCTGGTtgttgggaggaggggttatcagCCTTTAGCTGGTTGTCAGGGAGAGGGGTTATCAGCCTTTAGCTGGTTGTCAGGGAGAGGGGTTATCAGCCTTTAGCTGGTTGtcagggaggaggggttatcagCCTTTAGCTGGTTGTTAGGAGGAGGGGTTtatcagccttcagctggttgtcagggaggaggggttatcagCCTTTAGCTGGTTGTTAGGAGGGGTTtatcagccttcagctggttgtcAGGGAGGATGGGTTATCAGCCTTTAGCTTGTtgttgggaggaggggttatcagCCTTTAGCTGGTTGTTAGGAGGAGGGGTTTATTTggttattaggatccccattcgtttttgcagaagcagcagcgACTCTTCCTGTGTATTGCCTTGAATtagttttggacttggggactgtgaagagacccctggtggtatgtcttgtggggtatgtatgggtgtctctgCTGAGTGTTATTTCATTATGCAAACAATCTGGAATTTTCATTACAGTAATATTTATCATTAAAACAAATAGAAGACAAGCAGTTAATCTCTTgtcaaccctcaaccaggaaagactggtatgcatgttgttgatgttagtgtACGTGTAGTTAAGGGCAAggcgtgctgctctgttttgagccagctgtaCACTCTCAGAAAATAGGGCTCCAAAACCGTTCTTCAACTGtccacataggagaaccctttttggttctaggtgaAAAccattttttggttccaggtagaaccattttgtgaAAAGGTTCTTATTTGAACCAACAAgcgttcttcaaagggttctcctatggttcTAAAtgcttttaggttctagatagcaccttttttccgaAGAGAGTATCTTTGCTAGAtctttctttgctgcacctgACCGCATTACGGGACAGTAATCCACATGAGACAAGACCAGAGTCTGAACAACTAGAGCAGTTTATTGATGTTTCAAAAACGCAGAACATTATTATAACATCTTCACAACAACTCTGTCAATTTGACTTGACCATAAAAACTGACCATCCAATGTTATActaaagcaataaggcacgatgGGGATGTGGTTTATGGCCAATTTacgacggctaagggctgttcttaagcacgacgcaatgcggagttcctggatacagcctttagccgtggtatactggccatataccacaaacccccgaggtgccttattgctattataaactggttaccaacgtaattagaggagtccaaataaatgttttgtcatacccgtggtatacggtctgatataccacggctgtcagccaatcagcattcagggctagaACCACCATGTTTATAAGTAGAAATGTagcttcctcaacttgctcaatggtCACACCCTTTATACACAACTCCAGCTGAGGTTTAGGTCTTAAAGATGAATAATAAAAACAATCACCTGATACTAATGTGTAGAGTGTTGAATCATCTACATAGTCATTCTAGCTTTGTGTAAGACTAGTGGCAAATAATTTctaaaaatagagaagagtaacgGCCCAAGGCAACTCTGGGTTCTATTGGATAAATAATTCTCAGAGGGTTATCAGCcttcagccttcagctggttgtcAGGGGGGAGGGGTTTCCCCAGGTGGTGTCCGGTGGTGATGCCGTGGGGGCGGGTGCGCTGCTCCTCCCTGACCTCCGGCCGCAGCATGAAGCCCCCGGGGAAGGTCAGGTCAAACAGCTCGCAGGGGGCAAAGGTCAGGGGTCGCTCGACCAGCAGGGTCTTCAGCCTGGCCCTCCAGCCATCCAGCATGGCTGTCCGATTCGCGGGGGGGCTGTGTCCCGGACACCAGAACACCTGGGGGGCTAGCACCTGGAACCCACAGAAGTGAAGCACGCCGTtctggaaggatggagggacgtggaggagagaggagaggagtgaggagccTGGGCTAAATACATATAGCAAATACTTGAACTGCGCTTGGTTTAGTTTGCACAATATGctacaatggaaccaatggattAGACCCAAAAAATGCAAACCCAAAACTAAATGAAACACATTTGAAATACAAGTATTTGGAGGTAACCTTCAAGCATCAAAATGTTTGAGGAAACTCATTTGGAGACACACGCCACTTGATTGCCTTCTAAATCCATGAGAAGCAAATAGAGTGAAATAAGTTTTTGGCGTCACATCTTAACTCTTTCCCCCTGGCTGTCTTCCTGGTTACCTGTAGGGGCCACAGTGTGACGTTAATGTCTCCGTTGAGGCCGTCAGGGCGGTACATAGTCTGCATAGATCCAGTGCTGAACGACAACATGGCTTTCTTGTCCTGCAAAATGACAAACAGTATGAAGTGTAACTCCAACAAACACAGGCCTTATTCATTCCACCAAAAACACAACTTACCCTTAACCTAGAAGCAATATAGCCTGAACTGAATGAGAGCAGCGTGTCATTTCATACGGTAGATATTATGTAGGGTCAATATAGCCTGAACTGAATGAGAGCAGCGTGTCATTTCATACGGTAGATATTATGTAGGGTCAATATAGCCTGAACTGAATGAGAGCAGCGTGTCATTTCATACGGTAGATATTATGTAGGGTCAATATAGCCTGAACTGAATGAGAGCAGCGTGTCATTTCATACGGTAGATATTATGTAGGGTgtccaaacaaaaaaaacatattttgaccaatgggtaaaatACTATATTAATTGTGTAGGTACTGCTCAAACAAAACCAATGGTCCAAACCTCATGTCTCTATCATAATCCGTTCAGAATGGGATGTTTTTTTTACCCATGTAGGAAGGCCAAAATCAATGGAGGGCAGAGAAAAAAAAGTGGTGAAAAATCAGGAAAATAGAATTGAGTCAGCTAGACTGGACGCTGTTAGAGAATAGCACTACATCAGCTAGACTGGACGCTGTTAGAGAATAGCACTACGTCAGCTAGACTGGACGCTGTTAGAGAATAGCACTACGTCAGCTAGACTGGACGCTGTTAGAGAATAGCATTACGTCAGCTAGACTGGACGCCGTTAGAGAATAGCATTACGTCAGCTAGACTGGACGCCGTTAGAGAATAGCATTACGTCAGCTAGACTGGACGCCGTTAGAGAATAGCATTACGTCAGCTAGACTGGACGCCGTTAGAGAATAGCATTACGTCAGCTAGACTGGACGCCGTTAGAGAATAGCATTACGTCAGCTAGACTGGACGCCGTTAGAGAATAGCATTACGTCAGCTAGACTGGACGCCGTTAGAGAATAGCATTACGTCAGCTAGACTGGACGCCGTTAGAGAATAGCATTACGTCAGCTAGACTGGACGCTGTTAGAGAATTAAGGCTAACTGAAAGACTCAGCATTTAACTCGTCATCTTTCTCCTCCAATCCGGAGGACATAAAATTAATATAGAGGTTCAATAGATATCAattttgagacatgacatgtagtatttttatattttagtaTACCCTTTTCACATTAAGGCAAAATTCCTTGTGATCCGCGGAAACAACTTTGCCACAACATGTAAAGTACTCAAACGTCACTGCGAGAAACCGGCAccgctctgtcaacagagctctgtgcttATTATTGGATATATTAGGTTACAAAATCAgactttttttaatataaattttAATCAATGCTTGACTTGGGATGAAAGAAGTGCAGCAGCTGTCTTTTTCCATTAGACTATATTTACCAAAATGTACAAATGACGTTATGGTAAAGAGACCTCTGATTATTCACTGTGAAGGGTTTATTCACTTTTTCCATGACTTCTCCATGACATAACCACCTTTCATGGCTATTACTTAGACTACATGAAAAAGTAAGCATTATTGACACTGGAAGGCTTCTGTGTCTGATCCCATAGGCCTACCATCTCCTGTCGTTGTGCCTTTtatcaaggcacttaaccccccacaaAGTAGGATCTGCACTCGTCACATGTCATCTAAAGAGCTCCTGGGTGTCCATCATGCAGGCTTCTGATCCAGCCCTGAAACACCCAAGTCTACTTATGAAGGTCCTGTTGAGCAGCTGTTGTTAAGGCTACAATGTGTTTAGaacagggctggaacaaaagcctgcacacccagtagctatcctggaggatggttgcCACCCCTCATGTTAAATATTGCAACATTACAACAAAAAACTTTTGTCTTTATAAAATTATTCCCTCATTCAATGAATCAGGGatcaaatggttaaggtaggctACTTCAAAGCTAGGTATCTAGACATGTTTCTATATAAGGCTCTAATATTCATGTTTCAGAGGAGATCTATGCACAGCAAGTTATTTGTCAATTAGGCTACTCATAGAAGATTTTTTATTGTTGTCTCAATTACATGACTAGTGTTTACCAGCTTTCCAATatagcacacacagacactcactgaaGGGTCATTCTTTTAATGGCTGATATgtcgattttttaaatttattgaTAATACTTAAAAGTGTTACCAAAAATTATGAAACAAATTTCCATGACTTTACAAATCCTCATTTGCCAACTTGGAATGCATCGTGTTCATTCAGGCTGGCGCACTTTCAATCTGTGCATTCTAGAACATCCTACTGTCACGCAGTTACGCAAACTAGCGGTAAATAAACGTGAACAAAACGGAATCAGGAAATGAATGCCCACTGTCCATTGCTATTCAATGCAGGTCCCGACTTCATTCCGCTTTTATTAACCACTCAGAACATGAagaatcatatttgtcttggtaacGTGTATTTTATAGCATATTGAAATTACATTTAATCACCAACGCGCATTTTCACCCACTTTGGGCAGAGTGGTGGAACCCTGTACATTATGGCTATTTTACACTGCGTAGGCTAGTAGGGGGTAACTAGCTGTAATTCACATAAAGACCACAAGATGTCCCCAAATTATTTTCGCAACACTTTCCCTGGCTGTCACTGTTCTTGCTGAACAAAAAAAATGTCCTCTATGTCATCACAATTTTGAGATAATTCAACAAAACAATTGTGGTAAATTGAATtttttgaaatgttgaaaaagttgTAGATATATTCCAATGAAGTTAGTTctcaatttatatatatatatatatatatatattgaatatTTCAAATGTTGAAAAAAGTTGTAGATATATTCCAATGAAGTTAGTTctcaatttatatatatatatatatatatatatatatatatatatatatatttggaaaTCCTTAAATAATCCACTTGTTTAGAGAGAACAATGTAGATAACTGTTTTGTAAAGTAATAACATGGTGGTTGAGTGTGTTGGGGGCTAGTTACCCCTTTATGGTTATGACTGCGTTTCTACCTGTCATTTAGACAATGACTAGCCCAGTCAGCGCTAgtttatgctaactagctagctagcaacttcaCTAGCAgtaaatgctagccagctagctagttagcataaacTGCTAGGAGTTCTAGCTAGCAAACTTACTACCAGATTGTCTGAGGTAAAATACATAAACAAAGATAACGTAACTTAATTGTAAATGTTTCCACAAGTGACTGATAGCTTTACAGTTAATGCACCTTTATAGACTTATAGCTATTTTACACAGCATTTTATGTCATATAGCCAGCTATCTACATTTTTAACAGAGAGCTTTTCAATTGGCATCTCTACCCTTGTTTTCAGTCACAAGTGGGGACTGGATTAGGTGGGAGCATTGCATTTACATCAAATCCTCCTGATTCGGCCCATTCCtgtcgtgtggctcagttggaagagcatggtgtttgcaacgccagggttgtgggttcgattcccacaggggaccagtatggagaaaacattttatgaaatgtatgcattcactactgtaagtcgctctggataagatcgtctgctaaatgactaaaatgtaaatgtaactcttCCTGCTCATTGTCAATGGGTATGACACTAACACAGGCTACTGGAACTAAAGACATGAACAGAAGGGGCAAAAGGTCAAACCTTGAATATTCCATTGCTGTACATCTTCTGCAGCGAGAAGGCAAAGCCTTGACTCAGGACTCTGTCTATCCAGCCCTTCATGATGGCTGGAACGCTGAACCAGTACATAGGGAactgatggggagagagagatggttgacaCTTCATCTACACCAATCCAATGATTTTTAAACTATGATGGGGAGTGTAGGCTTAAATACTTTGGGGAGAAAGGTAGAGAATTTAAACTCAGCAAGGCACAGTCGAAGAAGAAAGACAGAAatagaggtggggggaggggagtGAGACAAAAagaggggggggaagagagggagagagacaaagagagagagagagaagagagagagagagagggggaagagagagagaaagagagagaggggggaagagagagagaagaggggaagagagagagaagagagagagggggggaagagagagagagagagagacagggggaagagagagagaagagagagaggggggaagagagagagaaaggggggaagagagagaggggtagagagagagggggtagagagagagagggggtagagagagagaggggtagagagagagagggggtagagagagagagggggtagagagagaggggggagagagagggggagagagaggggggagagagagggggagagagaggggggagagagagggggggagagagaggggggagagagagagggggagagagagggggagagagagaggggggaggagagggaagagagagggggaagaaagggaagagagagggggaagagagagggggaagagagaggggtagagagagagaggggtagagagagagaggggtagagagagagagggggtagagagagagagggggtagagagagagagggggtagagagagagagggggtagagagagagagggggtagagagagaggggggtagagagagagaggggtagagagagagggggtagagagaggggggtagagagaggggggggtagagagagggggggtagagagagggggggtagagagagagaggggggagagagagagggggggagagagagaggggggagagagagaggggggagagagagagaggggggagaatgtTTGACCTCTGACCTGGAAGATGACGAGCTCCGCCGCCTCCACTTTCCGCTGCTCAGCTATGATGTCATCACTGAGTCGACCCTCCTTCCAGGCTTGCATGGTCTCCTCTCCGTACTTGAAGTGCTCCGGGTTCTTCACCTCACCTGACAaagggacagaacagcagcaacGTCAAGCGTGTGTGTAGTTTGTTGGCacgtgtgttggcgtgtgtgagcatgtgtgtgtgcgttggcgtgtgtgtgtgttggcgtgtgtgtgtgtgtacctgtgataTCCTGCATTGTGGCGGAGGCTTTGAAGTTCATGGCGTAAAGGTCAGACACAACAACCTTGTATCCCTGCTGTCTGAGGGCTTCCACGGCAACATCCTTCACTGCCGAGTTAAAGGACCCCCCACTCTGATGGGCGTACACAATCAGCACTGTCTTCTGAGCTGGTACACACAcgcgagagaacacacacacacacacacacacacagggtgtatGACAAGGTGGTGGATGGATCAGTCATAATTGCTTCCCTAAAACAATACTACACATCAAATTACATTtcattatgaatgtgttattatcTGGTTTTTACTCACTCTTAGATAAAAAGGGTACCAAAAGGGTTCTGTGGCTGtcgccataggagaacccttttggaaccaaaaagagttctacctggaaccaaaaagagttctacctggaacccaaaaggagtttttcaaaagggttcttctatgggaacagctgaaaaaaccctttttggttctagatagcaccttttttcctaAGAACGTATGTCATTACTGTATTATTACTGTGTCTACattccacatggcaccctattccctttatagtgcactacttttgaccagggtccaataGGGtgctgcactatatagggcagtgtttcccagctccagtcctccagtcatcCAAACACTACACATTGTTGTGTAGCCCCAGACAAACTTCCCTGATTCAACATGTCAACAAATCATCAAACCCTCAGTGAGTTGAATCAGGGGTGATTTGGACCTCAGCCTGTATTAGTGGGCTTTTACCCAGGATAACAGGAAACGTCATGAACACCTTCTAGGTTTGTTTGCAGCAATGACAATTTCACCTTTCGTCTCAATGAGCAGTAGAAGGCTTGTACATTCCTAATGTTCTGTACCTGTGTACAGCAGTCAGTCATCACATACTTTCAGAGAGAATCGTGTAGGGAAAACATGTCTGGTAATTCTGCCAAAAACAATATCCTATTTCACACAGCTCCACACCATCCTCCTACTACAGAGTCTTgaagtgagcccctggctatctgtaaataaataaaaaactagaaaataggaggatgtttgtcacgacttccgccgcagtcggctcctctccttgttcgggcggcgttcggcggtcgacttcaccgtctttctagccatcgccgctccattctttatccattggttttgtcttgttccattcaTACCTGGTTTGCGTTCCCCAATCACACTaactgtatttattcctctgttccccctcatgtctttgtgtgagatagtttgtgttacgtgtttattGTTGACGCGCCAGACTGGTTTGTTTTTCCGTGTTATTTCACcaagatgtttattgttaaatgTAATTCTTGTTAGTGTTTTGCGcttttgcctcaataaagtgtgagcctgttcacaaatctctgctctcctgcacctgacttcgctaccagtccGGACACACCTGACAATGTTTGAAATTATTTAGACTTTTGataattaacttttttttttagcaattacatttacttaagtatatttaaaaccaaatacttttcagACTttttcaagtagtattttattgggtgacatttcacttttacttgagtcatttctattaaggtatatttGACTGTTTCCACAAGTGACAATACACCATGTTTGTTAAACTACAATGGGACAATTGTATAAAGCTGTACATGTTCAATAATGCTGATCACAATAATCTGCTTTAATGAATAAAAAAAGAGTGGTTTTGTAGCGTTTGCATAAATCTTACTCAGTATAGCAACACAAAGTACTAAGGCATCAGCACAAAATCACACCACTTGTTGGCTATTTACTCAAACACTGGCCAAATGCATGACAACTTTAAATTCAGCTGAACAAGCCAGCAGGATAATGAAATAGAAACCAAAGCATCTGAAAGCAGAGATATTGTAAATGCACTGATATATCACCATTGAGACTTACCCATGACGCGTGTTTATGATCGACCTTCCCCGGATCTGGGCGCTCGCTCTTCTGCAACTCGATGGGAAAACTCTGGAACCGCCTGCTTATATTCGCGTGAGAAACAGTTGATTGAAACTGAGATTGAGCCGGTTACACAACACTAGAGTCTCGAGTTACACGTACACAAAGATTAAGAAAGAAACGTCCTGTAGCCTCGTCAGCCATGGGACCGACCAGTCTAACCAGGCGTGTTTTATAGTCCGGAAATGTTACAGTCAGTTGACCAGTTGAGGAGAGAATGATTGGTTTACTACCTTTGGCTTTGGGAAAACAGTGTTTTGTGGTATTTTTCTCTGTATTAGACCATTCATATGGGTACCATGAGTTTATCCGACTTACGTGCTCTTCATTAGCGATGCGTAAAGAAACATTGGCAAGTCCAAAATGCTCTCACACCTAGTCTGGAACTTTTTGGACATGTAAAGGGTGTTCCACCACTGGACTCCCTAAAACACGGTACTTCGCCCGAAGTGAATTCCGTAGCATGTTAGGAAAGAATTTCGCAAactcttttcctaaccttaatctAATTTTCCGAACATGATACGTTTCTAATACAAATCTGCTGCGGAAATTcttctaacctgctacgaaaaagcTACTTTCGGTTGTAGCTGTATCGGCGTGTTTTCAGGCTGTCCCGTTCCAACACACAGTACACCTATTGTGCTGCGTGCCGCCTCAGTATTTGCGTGAGGTCGGGACCAGTGCGAAATGCGCCATGACATTATGACTGGTCTCAAAACCAAGACTGACTGGTCGGACCAGTCTTCGGACTGTTTGGAATGTCACTTGCCCACTTTTGTCACCCCTCACTggaacgacagacagacagacagataggcaggcagataggcaggcagacagagacaggcagatagataggcaggcagataggcaggcagacagagacaggcagatagataggcaggcagacagagacaggcagatagacagacagacagggaggcagatagacagacagacagacaggttgggaCAGCTGATAAACTGGAATTCTAATTCAACCATAGGTCAAGATGAACTTGCTGTCTTTATATAGCCGCACCATAACGACATAGCCCACATTCTAcaggtaggacacacacaggtgtcccACAAACATCAAACACGTTCACCTATAGATtcaatgtatggattattttatGTAAACAGCTAATTGCAGGCCAAGTTTCTGCACAGTAATCCGTTCTACAATGTGCTGTGTCATAATGGGCTCCGtttcctggtctatagtagttccactatatagggaatagggctctggtctatagtagttccactatatagggaatagggctctggtctatagtagtaccactatatagggaatagggctctggtctatagtagtaccactatatatgactctggtctatagtagttccactatatagggaatagggctctggtctatagtagtaccactatatagggaatagggctctggtctatagtagtaccactatataggaaatagggctctggtctatagtagttccactatatagggaatagggctctggtctatagtagtaccactatatagggaatagggctctggtctatagtagtaccactatatagggaataggactctggtctatagtagtaccactatatagggaatagggctctggtctatagtagtgtactatatagggaatagggctctggtct
This genomic stretch from Salmo salar chromosome ssa26, Ssal_v3.1, whole genome shotgun sequence harbors:
- the LOC106587985 gene encoding NAD(P)H dehydrogenase [quinone] 1, which gives rise to MAQKTVLIVYAHQSGGSFNSAVKDVAVEALRQQGYKVVVSDLYAMNFKASATMQDITGEVKNPEHFKYGEETMQAWKEGRLSDDIIAEQRKVEAAELVIFQFPMYWFSVPAIMKGWIDRVLSQGFAFSLQKMYSNGIFKDKKAMLSFSTGSMQTMYRPDGLNGDINVTLWPLQNGVLHFCGFQVLAPQVFWCPGHSPPANRTAMLDGWRARLKTLLVERPLTFAPCELFDLTFPGGFMLRPEVREEQRTRPHGITTGHHLGKPLPPDNQLKAEG